A genomic region of Candidatus Hydrogenedentota bacterium contains the following coding sequences:
- a CDS encoding response regulator transcription factor: MVKVVVAEDDLHVARFVARVMSSMGYFPIICSDGKRALHVLEDNPDIQLLITDVSMPQMDGRSLVMEVRGRSTFKKLPIIITSGLVRVSEITDLLDIGVTCFLGKPVEVGDLKAYAKSLVERGAVA; the protein is encoded by the coding sequence ATGGTAAAGGTGGTGGTAGCAGAAGACGACTTGCACGTAGCCCGATTTGTCGCGCGCGTTATGTCCTCCATGGGCTATTTTCCCATCATATGCAGCGACGGCAAGCGGGCGCTCCATGTACTTGAAGACAACCCGGACATCCAATTGCTCATTACCGACGTGTCCATGCCCCAGATGGACGGACGCTCCCTCGTGATGGAAGTCCGGGGCAGAAGCACCTTCAAGAAGCTCCCCATCATCATCACCTCGGGCCTTGTGCGGGTGTCCGAAATTACCGACCTCCTCGATATCGGAGTGACCTGCTTTCTCGGCAAGCCCGTGGAAGTGGGGGATCTGAAGGCTTATGCGAAAAGCCTCGTGGAGCGGGGCGCGGTGGCGTAG